In Gigantopelta aegis isolate Gae_Host unplaced genomic scaffold, Gae_host_genome scaffold1915, whole genome shotgun sequence, the genomic stretch AAAGAACTCAAGCTTTGACTTATTTTTCTGAAACTGACTTTGCTAACTTAAACACTTAAGCTGGCATTTatcaaacaattttaatttgaaaatagtTTTACTAATTATTTGTTCCTCGTTTAGTAACAGCAATATTTTTTGAGTAAACAAATactgttaatttaattaatttaaaatgaccttaatttatttaattaattaaaaagtgtGAAAACACCACATCTGGGtaataaataagtataaattTGACACATAACAATTTGACTGAATAAAACACTGAATTAATGTGGTAAAGGCACACTTTTGCCAGCCTATAATGGCTAGATCAAAGTATTTTCTTAGCACTGGTCAACACAGTTTGCATGTCATAGCTACTGTCTTATCAGTTAAGACTTTAtagtaatttatgaatccataaacgaaataaatatttattttattcattaacataAACACTGGACTTAgacatcatttaaataaaagctggcaatacatactttatagtatatatatatatatatatatatatatatatatatatatatatatatatatatatatatatatatatataatatatatatatatatatatatatatatatatatatatatacacacaatattgATAATATGTCACCGGTACGCTATTTAAACAGGAAATAGTCTATGTATAAACGAAAACAGTCTGTCACACGTTATCATGAAATTTATGTTGGATACTCATTGCAAGTAAGTCAACAAAACCTTTCCCACAAATATAAATCCAAACACACTTGTATTCTTCGTTGTAGAGAACACCAAACGTCTGGCTTCCACTTCGTTTTTGTGACTTAAGTCGGAAAGATGAGACTTAAGTCTGGTCGGCAGGTGGGttaaaagttaacttaaaaataaaccaaacttAAGTCTAAGTAGCTTGTCAAGTTGATAAATTTGACTTAAGCTTTTAAAATCATGATATTCTTGTAGTTACCTTTAGCACATGCAGTGACTTTGTTGACAGTCATCGTGACCTGTTGGGAAGCCTCCTTTATGGTTATTTTCAATTGTATTTTATCCAAGTTCAAACCTGTGCTGTCACTAAAATCTGCTTTTGTGGTACCTTGTCCATCAAGAGGTTTCTAAAACCGTGTGAAAATAGATGTATGTTATTCATTGTGAGTTAATTAATTATGTGTGCATGTTAATAATGACTAAcctaattatataaatgtttaattattttacttcacactattttgtaacatttgtcagaatgtaaatttttaaaatttattctcAAAACAGTGATCCTGCCAGtacgttttaaaatgtatatttcatcTGCTGTACATTCTTGATCACTTGCTTTGGActttcaaaacaaacataacataagTTAAGGTTATTGAGCTAAACTCGCAATATGTTCATTTTATTAAAAGACAATCCTATATTGTTGTAATGCCATTGCAATCTATAATATATTAGATTTTCATTCCATATGatggtattattgtatttatttagacACTAACTGTCACATGGTGTTATGCAGTTCTAACATTACATACACATCCATCCTGTTGTTTGTGAATATATACATCCAAGTGATAAAAgaaattcacaaaacatcatataCTGTTTAACAATAGTAATCATGTCTGCGTTTTATACTTACATAAGTGGTTCCATCATATATCGTCACTGTAACGTTTACGTTAAATGATAGTGAAAGCTCAAACAAGACAATTGCTTCAACATTTGTTAGTTCTGCAATTACAATTGTTTCCGTTGTCCCTCCAAAATCAAGGTTTTTCGGCAGTGCTGATTTTAAGTCTTCCATAGCAATAGGATTCATATCATCTGCACATGGTGCtaaaaaacacacataaaaacataaataaataaatatgtatattactcatcttctgctttcagtacagatgcttttacatctgtcagaactaaagtTGAAAAGCGGTCctttaacttttcatttgaaaatgctgaagtatacaacaggtaTTTATCTATAGAAGGAATATCAGGATGCTCTTCATCGAACCAATGATACTTCAGAAGGGcgagatgaaattcattatcagttattgaaaTAGTCACCTGAAttatctttgatggttctttcgaatatgtttaataacatctggattcctcttgactttccttctgattggagggaATCAATTAtaattcctattcccaagcctggtaaggattcAACTAATCCTACTAGTTGTCATCCAATCAcattgacaagttgcatttgtaaaaccatgaaaTGAATTATCAATCGCAGCCGGGTATCTTGAATCTATAAAATTGCTcgctaacgtgcaatgtggatctagacgtagcacggttgatcattttgttagatttgaaacgttttgtacggaagctttcatccataatcagcacttggtttcagtgggattttttttcatttggagATAGCTCACGATACCACATGGAAGTATGGGTTTTTAAGCGACCTCCATGGTatgggccttagaggtcgacttcctgtttttataactcaatttttaaaagacagatcttttaaagtccggatAGGGTCGACTTTGTCTCATATTCACTCAAAAGAGATGTGTGCCTCAAAGTAGCATAcagtctgtaactttattttctgtgaaaacacctggtgtggattgctcgttatatatcaacgattttcagatttgctataggtCGTCCAATATTGAGTAACATTGAATGTGAGTTGCAGCTTTGTCTAAACAAACTGCATCAATgagcaactgacaatggctttagattctcaaaggcaaaaacgatgtgcatgcatatctgccagaaacgAGGTCTTCACTTaaatccacagttgtttttgaaCAAAactccaattccagttgtggaggagaccaaatttctggggcttatatttgacaggaagctatctgttgtgccccatcttaaatatgttaaaaagaagggcttaaacgctctcagtattttaaaagttattggtaatacggaatggggagcagaccaaAAGGTTATGCTCCATCTGTATAGATCTCTCATGAGgtcaaaacttgattatgggtgcattgtgtatgggtcggcacacaagtcttacttgcagatgctagatcctatacataACCAAGGACTTAGGCTTtttcttggtgcatttagaacatctcctgtagagcgcttgtacgttgatgcacacgaaccttgtttgggtgctagacgtgcaaagctttcactgcagtatgctaccaagattaaatcattaccaAAACATCCAACACATCAAGctgtgtttgacaacaaatatatgaaattgTTTGATTCACGGCTGAATGCTATTCGtgcatttggtcttcgcattaagtgTTTTTTGTCGATGTCTAACATTGATTTAGCAGACACTTTGTAAACTCCTTCACATTATGTTTTACCACCTTTgtatattacaccacctaaaattatGTTTCATCTTGGGCaactgaagaaagatcgtacagacgctgttgtatataaaaaatttttcatggaaattcaagacaggtaccgtgattacattcctgtttatatagatggatcacgggatgaaCATTTTGTGGATTGTGCTAGAGTTTTTCCATGAGACACAATAGTTTCCATGCGACcgcctgactcggcatcaatctttactgctgaagtTTGgacagtcattaaagccttggaagaaataaaggattctattTTCACAGATTCACTTTTGTGTCTCCAAGTTTTACAAAACATGAAGTTGGACCATaacttaattgggatggtgatacgaaagtgtgtctttttatcgattgccaataaagatattttattttgttgggtgctGAGCCATGAtggtatcaggggtaatgaaaaggcagattcagctgccaagtctgctttagATTTGCCTCATGCCGGTGTTGgcgtgccttatactgattttaaacatagtatcaaccaatttatctttccGACTTGGCAAAATGATTGGGACGGGGAGGTTgcaaacaagcttcatgctatcaagccagtcttgggtgagtgacagtcctcctataggcagtgcaggaggGATCGAATAGTCTTATGTCGTGCCCGCATcagtcatacatacttgacccattcatttatcttgaaggaAGATCCTCCACcacagtgtgagcactgtcagtttACTCTGTCGGTAcgccatattttggtggagtgtgctCATCTTAAACACactagaaaaaatatatttggacaacgaaatgtgatggaattattttgattccatccagaacttctACTAcagtttttacgtgatactgacttttattctaaattttaattttatatatttgtgatatttgtatttttacacagttctttacactgtgttttactttaattttcgaatttttatcttgatgtggttcatcacattatttttgcatttaccatagatcgacacccaataaccgatgtatttttcgtgctggggtgtcatgaaatattaattcaatcattcatccatccattctatAGTTAAGGTGTTCTAAGCAGTAATTAACTggtaactgtaaaattaaattgcAATACTCATTGGACAATTTGAAAGGTACACTAGAAAACGCTTTTAGGCATCATATATTGTGCAATGTGTCTAAGTTTTACTGCATATTGTAAGAAGGATTTGTTTTCCTACAAGATCATCTGATTTGATGCGTGGCCTTTTTACATCATGTACAACATGACAACAATGTTAGCATATTTCCTgtgtataaatttataaaaccatAGATAAGTATCACTGTTGCCTATTGGCCCATCACATCTATGTCACTTCATAAGTAACAGTGTCTGTTACTAGTTGCCCAGTACCTAGATAATTTTAAGCCAAAGATTGgtgataaaatgtttattagaaaatgttttGGTTATAAGGAAATTACAGACGTCGCATGTGCGGCCGTTTTATCAAAGTGATAAATATGTCTTTAATTAGCTGTTTCTAGTATTATAACTCTATTTATTTGCTTTATATGTCATAAAACCGAATTGGTGCATGTGCTCCTGGCAAACCTATTTGAAAACAATACCAGTGATTCCCTGAATAGGTACTACATGTTTGACAAAGTAAACGTATATacattatcttaatatatattgtgatacgctataattataattgtattatctTAACAGCTAAAGAGATTAGTGGATCAAGATTAGCCTTCCATATATTGTGCATTCTACAGagtaattatatacattacCCGTTGTCGGGGATGTTGTTGGTCTTGTTGTTAGAGTGGTCGTTGATGGTGTTTCAGTAACAGTTTCCGCCACCTTTTTCTGGGGAAAAATATTATAGCTCATATATATAAAGAGTATGGATTGTACTAtttagtaactttattttcatgttatGTTATGCCTTTCTACTCGATGTAAtaatacattcattacaatgatTCCTGAATACTGAAGTTAGACATAAGCATGTCTGATGTCATAAATATCATGACTGTTAAGGTATATTTTAGTATGGTtaagccatatatatatatttagattggGTCCTCCGATTATTATGTCTAAAACGCACGATTAAGGGTTGTGAATGTCGAAGCagatgtttaattattattgtttatccTGGTTCTAAAACGATTGCTGTTTGCTTTCCACATGAATCTCTTTGGCTACCCTACATGGATTGCGTCAGATAACACAATATTAAACTCTGACTGACTCTTTTAGTCCTAACTCAATTGGTTCTAAATTGAAACGCATGCTAGTTAAaagcaaacacacatacattttgtaattggATATGGTATAGTATTCAATACATAACACAGAAAATAGTGTGGTGGGTAGCAGCCCAGTTATTCAAATAATGTAACAATATGTAAACACATGATCTGAAAACAAATGACACCAGCCACTAATAAATAGTGATACTAATTGGTTTATGGCAGTACTCTTCCTCACTATGTTATGAATAACTGACGTTAGCCAACTGACAATTAATGTTCTCCTTCTATTGAAATTATACACCTCCAAACAACAGTCTTGTACACCCTTGAACATTAGTCAAGTACACCCTCCACCAACAGTCGAGTAACTCTAACTTTAGAATCTAGCGCCCTGCtcaattgttttatataaatcAAATCATGGggtctaaaaattaaaacatgctaGTTGCATTTTGTTCATGATACActgattttataattaaattaaatgttaaagggttttgggttttggacaatgtctatatatctattggcaatatatgttaaataaatcaatttaaTACACCATTTTACTGAGAAAGTAATTTTTGCATGTTGAAACGCAGTGGAACGAGTGATAAGAAATATAAATGTTCAAAATTCAACAGGGTTGAAAGTTAGCAGTCGTCTGGTTGCTCGTGGCGACTTTTATTGGCTAAGgtcgactaagaattttacaaagattGTCCATTGgacgaccatcgattttagggtctgacgagtatggtactagttaaaaaagaaacacactgatactgaatcgtatatgacaaaacacactACAGATCTGGtagcagaagacatagaacatgttctgtattttgacagcgccgacataatgaataaagataaaattaatataaaaacatattaatttattaacttttaaacccataccatctcaaataacattttattggcgGTAAATGTTCAgcgtaaattaaaaacaaaatattgctttACCAATTACCATCAAACTTCATAGATCAACGTTTTTCCCTGATACATATTtcaaggcaattgatggaacatccaaggtgaTTTGAATGTcacaaccgtaatacatgaccagggcccgtattttcgaagccatcttagcctacgaaatcgtaaaatcatcgtaagctatgacgtcactatggcgtgtgctgtagtgacatcacaccctatgatggttttactatttcgtagggctaagatggcttcgaaaatatgggccctgggcCGTTTCTCTGCAAAAagcagtcgaatgggcatttggccaaatagtggatgattccatgtatctctatctagtggCTCATATATAGAACAACAGCtactcccgaggaaatcatttGTTGGATTTcttccctcttgcatcgccacaaagtttattccatccctcttgtaTCGCCAGAATAGTACTGCCACTcctagactagtttactaaagcacgcgcagttctacctttagtctttttgtactgcattatcgttTACCctaattaatatgtataatttaatggtatttttgtaaagaaatatgtttatttatactgggtttctttttaaatgtgggtttgttttttgtttttttttagttggtatgggttaaaaatataataacatatttttttctatgaattttaactttattcattatgaagttaaatgcTAATTCATCGATTTTCTTTAATGCAAATGGGAATATATACGGtaagcacatggttattattcaacaaaaaaacattctagttttgattttggctgtgcagcTAAATTACAATGTGATAATTCTAGGGCTAGTTAAAtctgagaagggccagtaagatttttcttcaactggccctgctggcgaccatagtcttcatgttaattttcaaccctgattcAAACATAATATTGGATTTCAATACGAATAGTGAGGATGGAAAAAAAACTTATAATGCAAATATGCATACACGATTtcctttattattaaacatatttccaCTTTCATTGTGCAATATGTCTCCATGAAATCCTGCATCTACAAGTTCACAACAAATATCTTGAATTAGTAATATAAGAGCTAAGCTTAGGTTTTGTTAAATACACATTGTACAGTATTGTACTGTGCTCCCACACTATTGGTGTAGATGTAGATGACCTTTTTTATGAATCTACAGCTGTGAACACtgcaggagagagagagagagagagagagagagagagagagagagagagagagagagagagagagagagagagagagagagagagagagagagagagagagagagaggggagagagagagagagagagagagagagacagagagtcagacagacagacagtcaggcagacagacagacaggcagagacaaATAGCTAGTAAGTGTGCGACAGCGATAGCGAGAAAGACGGAAAGAGTGGTGGCAATATGTATTACCTGTGGTCGTTCCTTCCTCctctgaaaaaaaacaaaacaaacaacagctTGGTTATTTTTTAAGGATCAAACACTATTCTTACAACTAAAGCAAATGCAAGAAGAAAATATACAATACAACTAACATGCATTTCCCCAAAACATCTAATTTATTTTGCACATTATAcatcaataattaattattaataatagtgataataataataataataataataataataataataataaccatcatcatcataatcatcatcattggAATGCCCTGTTTGTTACGTTAACTATTGTCATAAATAAAAACTGAAGATTGATCCCTAAAGAAGCCTTTGTATTCCTCCaaaatcattatcattatcatcatcatcatcatcatcatcatcattatcattattattattatttaggcaAAGTAAATCAATATTATAGATTGTCATCATTTTAGTATCAATTTCGAATACACGCTATTATTCTTAAGATCTTCTTTGAGAGGATGGGTGGTGCGAAACATGTGCTATTCTTTATACTTATACATGAAACTGgatttattgaaaattaatatttcaaaaactCTTGATCTCATCATTTGACAACACTGGGCTATATTACAACATGTGTTCCTTACCTGTTTGACAGCCTTTGACAACCATAGTCTCTAGGCTCAACGTAGCAGGTCCAGTAGGTGTACGGAACACTCTTATTAACAAGGTTTCTCCCGCTACCATCTTGTCTTGGCTAATCCATGTGGCTTTTCCATTTTCTATTTTTGCTTCAtacttgaaataaaatataattatacttggggttttttctgttgtttttgttggtgttttttgttttgttttggtttgttgttgttttttgttgttgtttttttgtttttgtggggttttttttggggagggggtggggttggggggggggggggggggtttcgaaTACGATCATCCCAAATATAGCAtgctagaaatattttaaaacaataagtccattataaataaataagtattgGCGAAAACAGTTTTGCTCAATGTATGGTATTTTGAATgtcttataaatataaaataaaataataaaatttcacCAATGCTCTTATTTCGAAAATCTCCCAAAATGGATGGAAATCTagcattatattttaaatgcttAAAAGGAAGAATATATGAACAAAAGACTATacgtaaaatattacaatttgtcATTCATAACCTGCCCATCAAAGTTTATTTGATGCAAATAAGAGCTAAAGAT encodes the following:
- the LOC121367209 gene encoding uncharacterized protein LOC121367209; its protein translation is MKDDWESLCKENMTSISKDDYSIQPGLTVTFGGEDIAQISLTSTQIIEWKEYQMDAPDGISKVLVGSGTEEYEAKIENGKATWISQDKMVAGETLLIRVFRTPTGPATLSLETMVVKGCQTEEEGTTTGNTYCHHSFRLSRYRCRTLTSYLSLPKKVAETVTETPSTTTLTTRPTTSPTTAPCADDMNPIAMEDLKSALPKNLDFGGTTETIVIAELTNVEAIVLFELSLSFNVNVTVTIYDGTTYKPLDGQGTTKADFSDSTGLNLDKIQLKITIKEASQQVTMTVNKVTACAKGNYKNIMILKA